In one window of Coralliovum pocilloporae DNA:
- the nth gene encoding endonuclease III codes for MSASKPRKRSRLSVADRHEMFARFEQQMPEPKGELDYVNEFTLLVAVVLSAQATDVGVNKATKDLFKIADTAEKMLALGEDTVRDYIKTIGLYRNKAKNVILLSEQLIKDHGGLVPQTREELEALPGVGRKTANVVLNIAFGQPTIAVDTHLFRIANRTGLAPGKNVLDVELLLEKTVPKEFLLHSHHWLILHGRYICKARKPECTKCIIADICKSAEKTCDVPAEIVEIRDWREIQI; via the coding sequence ATGTCTGCAAGCAAACCACGAAAGCGCAGCCGTCTGTCTGTTGCAGACCGGCACGAGATGTTCGCCCGTTTTGAGCAGCAGATGCCGGAACCCAAGGGCGAGCTGGACTATGTCAATGAATTCACGCTTCTGGTCGCAGTGGTGCTTAGCGCCCAGGCAACGGATGTCGGCGTCAACAAGGCCACAAAAGACCTGTTCAAGATTGCCGATACGGCTGAGAAAATGCTGGCTCTGGGCGAAGACACGGTCCGGGACTACATCAAGACCATTGGCCTTTATCGGAACAAGGCCAAGAATGTCATTCTGCTCTCAGAACAGCTGATCAAGGACCATGGTGGTCTCGTGCCGCAGACCCGGGAGGAGCTGGAAGCCTTGCCGGGGGTCGGACGCAAAACCGCCAATGTCGTGCTGAATATCGCATTTGGCCAGCCAACCATTGCGGTTGATACGCATTTGTTCCGGATTGCCAATCGCACAGGTCTTGCGCCCGGGAAAAATGTCCTTGATGTGGAACTGCTGCTGGAAAAGACAGTCCCGAAGGAATTTCTGCTCCATTCCCATCACTGGCTTATTCTGCACGGTCGCTATATCTGCAAGGCACGCAAGCCTGAATGCACGAAGTGTATCATCGCAGATATCTGTAAATCAGCCGAGAAAACCTGTGATGTGCCAGCGGAGATTGTCGAGATAAGGGACTGGCGTGAGATCCAGATCTAG